From Uloborus diversus isolate 005 chromosome 8, Udiv.v.3.1, whole genome shotgun sequence, a single genomic window includes:
- the LOC129228314 gene encoding clotting factor B-like — protein MNGERVEQGAFPWMVAVMIREDNGNFSPWCTGFLIDSRHVLSAAHCFDKIERGLYSTRIGDIYHAKGTRYDVVNVVKHQGYRPRFYYDDIAMLTLDRDVTFPGFNPVCLPDEQMSRRNLETQGTTVAGWGAARAGGMMSDVLMRLSSIPVISNRECNRTFRERLTGFRDQFPRGVTAGFLCAGFPQGGKDSCNGDSGGPLMIRDNGRWVVVAIVSFGYDCGRPGFPGGYTRISHYMNWIRRHMSS, from the exons ATGAACGGAGAAAGAGTGGAACAAGGCGCTTTTCCTTGGATG GTAGCTGTGATGATAAGGGAGGATAATGGCAACTTCTCACCATGGTGCACAGGTTTTCTAATTGACAGTCGTCACGTCTTATCGGCAGCCCACTGTTTTGACAAAATTGA GAGAGGACTTTATTCTACCCGTATTGGGGACATCTATCATGCCAAAGGAACTCGGTACGACGTCGTAAACGTTGTCAAACATCAGGGATATAGACCCCGTTTTTATTACGATGACATTGCAATGCTTACGCTCGACAGGGATGTGACATTTCCTGGCTTCAATCCCGTCTGCTTGCCAGACGAACAGATGTCCAGACGAAATTTGGAAACACAAGGTACTACAGTTGCTGGTTGGGGAGCCGCAAGAGCAG GAGGCATGATGAGTGACGTGTTGATGCGATTGTCTTCCATACCAGTCATTTCTAACAGAGAATGCAACAGGACGTTTCGAGAACGACTGACCGGATTCCGGGATCAATTTCCCAGAGGCGTCACAGCTGGTTTCTTATGTGCCGGATTTCCTCAAGGGGGCAAGGACAGTTGCAAT GGAGATTCTGGCGGTCCACTCATGATCCGTGATAACGGTCGGTGGGTGGTGGTTGCCATCGTCTCTTTCGGGTATGACTGTGGGAGGCCCGGATTTCCAGGAGGATACACAAGAATCTCCCACTACATGAACTGGATTCGGAGGCACATGAGCTCATGA